In Littorina saxatilis isolate snail1 linkage group LG8, US_GU_Lsax_2.0, whole genome shotgun sequence, a single genomic region encodes these proteins:
- the LOC138974022 gene encoding uncharacterized protein isoform X2 — translation MGSFFYAACVIAVIASYNAGTASAGGACTWADKTKTAGAQNQRSGSLVPFVPGSSLDDCKALCEVQAGCVAVDSTILSCFWFSVIPPTSAVAGSTHSVITCMAATTTDSTTTSTVTACASNRFQCDNGRCVPITWVCTGIDGCGDNSDEKNCTTYVCPPGYWKCKNNRCVPVQWLCTDINGCGDNSDEDKCDTNRCIMRRGKKLRTFSNTKERIKFPCKYNAVRDTECGSWKITITPGNVIEADKDKRYIVKTVWLGVERVSDGMKWEGRTDLRIAEKYIEGSKPEPFNKKDGALEAKDIFNFAASSSDDKVIVYEKSGQWMFRFNLYSPGDAWHKSSGFEFICLSDNFQPSGFPDQICGNGTKDEVATFKKSKGWKDSRQAVLFHEVFTNDGIAQTDSDCKTTADTISNKCNNTALQWEAARLCWPVVGKSRFHTCVTRNLERPESAMRHCVEYVCSNFTDPNSCFALSEEIDRCQDLEGVSSKVKAQCAPNLSIKA, via the exons ATGGGGTCCTTCTTCTACGCTGCTTGCGTCATTGCGGTGATTGCGTCATACAACGCCGGCACTGCTTCAGCTG GAGGGGCTTGCACATGGGCAGACAAGACGAAAACTGCTGGTGCACAGAACCAACGAAGCGGCTCGCTAGTCCCATTTGTACCTGGTAGTTCGTTGGACGACTGTAAAGCCTTGTGTGAGGTCCAAGCGGGCTGTGTTGCCGTTGACTCGACAATTCTCAGTTGCTTTTGGTTCTCGGTGATACCACCGACCAGCGCAGTCGCCGGTTCAACACACTCCGTTATAACATGCATGGCGG CAACGACAACCGATTCAACTACAACATCAACTGTAACAG CTTGTGCTTCCAACAGGTTCCAGTGTGACAACGGGAGGTGTGTCCCGATCACCTGGGTCTGTACTGGGATAGACGGATGTGGCGATAACAGTGACGAGAAAAACTGCA CGACGTACGTGTGTCCCCCTGGCTACTGGAAGTGTAAGAACAACCGCTGTGTCCCAGTGCAGTGGCTGTGTACCGACATCAACGGCTGTGGCGACAACAGTGATGAGGACAAGTGCG ACACCAACCGGTGCATCATGAGGCGCGGCAAGAAGCTGCGCACGTTCAGCAACACCAAGGAGCGCATCAAGTTCCCCTGCAAGTACAACGCCGTCAGGGACACGGAGTGCGGCAGCTGGAAGATCACCATCACTCCTGGCAACGTCATCGAGGCCGACAAAGATAAGCGTTATATCGTCAAGACCGTCTGGCTGGGCGTGGAGAGAGTTAGCGACGGCATGAAATGGGAGGGACGCACTGACCTCAGGATCGCTGAGAAG TATATTGAAGGCAGCAAGCCAGAGCCTTTCAACAAGAAAGATGGTGCGCTAGAAGCCAAGGATATCTTCAACTTTGCCGCCAGCTCTAGTGACGATAAAGTGATTGTCTACGAGAAGTCAGGGCAGTGGATGTTCAGATTCAACCTGTATTCCCCCGGGGATGCCTGGCACAAGTCGTCTGGCTTCGAGTTCATCTGCTTGAGCGACAACTTCCAACCTAGTGGATTCCCCGACCAGATCTGCG GTAACGGGACAAAGGACGAGGTCGCGACGTTCAAGAAGTCCAAAGGATGGAAGGACAGTCGCCAGGCTGTCCTGTTCCACGAAGTCTTCACCAACGACGGTATTGCTCAGAC TGACTCTGATTGCAAAACCACTGCCGACACCATCAGCAACAAGTGCAACAATACCGCTCTGCAGTGGGAGGCCGCCAGACTGTGCTGGCCCGTGGTGGGCAAGAGTCGCTTCCACACGTGTGTCACCAGGAACCTCGAGAGACCTGAGAGCGCCATGAGG CACTGCGTAGAGTACGTGTGTAGTAACTTCACCGACCCCAACTCCTGCTTCGCTCTGTCTGAGGAGATCGACAGATGTCAGGATCTGGAAGGTGTTTCCAGCAAAGTCAAGGCACAGTGTGCCCCCAACCTCTCTATCAAAGCATAG
- the LOC138974022 gene encoding uncharacterized protein isoform X3, which produces MGSFFYAACVIAVIASYNAGTASAACASNRFQCDNGRCVPITWVCTGIDGCGDNSDEKNCTTYVCPPGYWKCKNNRCVPVQWLCTDINGCGDNSDEDKCDTNRCIMRRGKKLRTFSNTKERIKFPCKYNAVRDTECGSWKITITPGNVIEADKDKRYIVKTVWLGVERVSDGMKWEGRTDLRIAEKYIEGSKPEPFNKKDGALEAKDIFNFAASSSDDKVIVYEKSGQWMFRFNLYSPGDAWHKSSGFEFICLSDNFQPSGFPDQICGNGTKDEVATFKKSKGWKDSRQAVLFHEVFTNDGIAQTDSDCKTTADTISNKCNNTALQWEAARLCWPVVGKSRFHTCVTRNLERPESAMRHCVEYVCSNFTDPNSCFALSEEIDRCQDLEGVSSKVKAQCAPNLSIKA; this is translated from the exons ATGGGGTCCTTCTTCTACGCTGCTTGCGTCATTGCGGTGATTGCGTCATACAACGCCGGCACTGCTTCAGCTG CTTGTGCTTCCAACAGGTTCCAGTGTGACAACGGGAGGTGTGTCCCGATCACCTGGGTCTGTACTGGGATAGACGGATGTGGCGATAACAGTGACGAGAAAAACTGCA CGACGTACGTGTGTCCCCCTGGCTACTGGAAGTGTAAGAACAACCGCTGTGTCCCAGTGCAGTGGCTGTGTACCGACATCAACGGCTGTGGCGACAACAGTGATGAGGACAAGTGCG ACACCAACCGGTGCATCATGAGGCGCGGCAAGAAGCTGCGCACGTTCAGCAACACCAAGGAGCGCATCAAGTTCCCCTGCAAGTACAACGCCGTCAGGGACACGGAGTGCGGCAGCTGGAAGATCACCATCACTCCTGGCAACGTCATCGAGGCCGACAAAGATAAGCGTTATATCGTCAAGACCGTCTGGCTGGGCGTGGAGAGAGTTAGCGACGGCATGAAATGGGAGGGACGCACTGACCTCAGGATCGCTGAGAAG TATATTGAAGGCAGCAAGCCAGAGCCTTTCAACAAGAAAGATGGTGCGCTAGAAGCCAAGGATATCTTCAACTTTGCCGCCAGCTCTAGTGACGATAAAGTGATTGTCTACGAGAAGTCAGGGCAGTGGATGTTCAGATTCAACCTGTATTCCCCCGGGGATGCCTGGCACAAGTCGTCTGGCTTCGAGTTCATCTGCTTGAGCGACAACTTCCAACCTAGTGGATTCCCCGACCAGATCTGCG GTAACGGGACAAAGGACGAGGTCGCGACGTTCAAGAAGTCCAAAGGATGGAAGGACAGTCGCCAGGCTGTCCTGTTCCACGAAGTCTTCACCAACGACGGTATTGCTCAGAC TGACTCTGATTGCAAAACCACTGCCGACACCATCAGCAACAAGTGCAACAATACCGCTCTGCAGTGGGAGGCCGCCAGACTGTGCTGGCCCGTGGTGGGCAAGAGTCGCTTCCACACGTGTGTCACCAGGAACCTCGAGAGACCTGAGAGCGCCATGAGG CACTGCGTAGAGTACGTGTGTAGTAACTTCACCGACCCCAACTCCTGCTTCGCTCTGTCTGAGGAGATCGACAGATGTCAGGATCTGGAAGGTGTTTCCAGCAAAGTCAAGGCACAGTGTGCCCCCAACCTCTCTATCAAAGCATAG
- the LOC138974022 gene encoding uncharacterized protein isoform X1, producing the protein MGSFFYAACVIAVIASYNAGTASAGGACTWADKTKTAGAQNQRSGSLVPFVPGSSLDDCKALCEVQAGCVAVDSTILSCFWFSVIPPTSAVAGSTHSVITCMAATTTDSTTTSTVTATTPNPTTTSTIKACASNRFQCDNGRCVPITWVCTGIDGCGDNSDEKNCTTYVCPPGYWKCKNNRCVPVQWLCTDINGCGDNSDEDKCDTNRCIMRRGKKLRTFSNTKERIKFPCKYNAVRDTECGSWKITITPGNVIEADKDKRYIVKTVWLGVERVSDGMKWEGRTDLRIAEKYIEGSKPEPFNKKDGALEAKDIFNFAASSSDDKVIVYEKSGQWMFRFNLYSPGDAWHKSSGFEFICLSDNFQPSGFPDQICGNGTKDEVATFKKSKGWKDSRQAVLFHEVFTNDGIAQTDSDCKTTADTISNKCNNTALQWEAARLCWPVVGKSRFHTCVTRNLERPESAMRHCVEYVCSNFTDPNSCFALSEEIDRCQDLEGVSSKVKAQCAPNLSIKA; encoded by the exons ATGGGGTCCTTCTTCTACGCTGCTTGCGTCATTGCGGTGATTGCGTCATACAACGCCGGCACTGCTTCAGCTG GAGGGGCTTGCACATGGGCAGACAAGACGAAAACTGCTGGTGCACAGAACCAACGAAGCGGCTCGCTAGTCCCATTTGTACCTGGTAGTTCGTTGGACGACTGTAAAGCCTTGTGTGAGGTCCAAGCGGGCTGTGTTGCCGTTGACTCGACAATTCTCAGTTGCTTTTGGTTCTCGGTGATACCACCGACCAGCGCAGTCGCCGGTTCAACACACTCCGTTATAACATGCATGGCGG CAACGACAACCGATTCAACTACAACATCAACTGTAACAG cAACAACACCCAATCCAACTACAACATCAACTATAAAAG CTTGTGCTTCCAACAGGTTCCAGTGTGACAACGGGAGGTGTGTCCCGATCACCTGGGTCTGTACTGGGATAGACGGATGTGGCGATAACAGTGACGAGAAAAACTGCA CGACGTACGTGTGTCCCCCTGGCTACTGGAAGTGTAAGAACAACCGCTGTGTCCCAGTGCAGTGGCTGTGTACCGACATCAACGGCTGTGGCGACAACAGTGATGAGGACAAGTGCG ACACCAACCGGTGCATCATGAGGCGCGGCAAGAAGCTGCGCACGTTCAGCAACACCAAGGAGCGCATCAAGTTCCCCTGCAAGTACAACGCCGTCAGGGACACGGAGTGCGGCAGCTGGAAGATCACCATCACTCCTGGCAACGTCATCGAGGCCGACAAAGATAAGCGTTATATCGTCAAGACCGTCTGGCTGGGCGTGGAGAGAGTTAGCGACGGCATGAAATGGGAGGGACGCACTGACCTCAGGATCGCTGAGAAG TATATTGAAGGCAGCAAGCCAGAGCCTTTCAACAAGAAAGATGGTGCGCTAGAAGCCAAGGATATCTTCAACTTTGCCGCCAGCTCTAGTGACGATAAAGTGATTGTCTACGAGAAGTCAGGGCAGTGGATGTTCAGATTCAACCTGTATTCCCCCGGGGATGCCTGGCACAAGTCGTCTGGCTTCGAGTTCATCTGCTTGAGCGACAACTTCCAACCTAGTGGATTCCCCGACCAGATCTGCG GTAACGGGACAAAGGACGAGGTCGCGACGTTCAAGAAGTCCAAAGGATGGAAGGACAGTCGCCAGGCTGTCCTGTTCCACGAAGTCTTCACCAACGACGGTATTGCTCAGAC TGACTCTGATTGCAAAACCACTGCCGACACCATCAGCAACAAGTGCAACAATACCGCTCTGCAGTGGGAGGCCGCCAGACTGTGCTGGCCCGTGGTGGGCAAGAGTCGCTTCCACACGTGTGTCACCAGGAACCTCGAGAGACCTGAGAGCGCCATGAGG CACTGCGTAGAGTACGTGTGTAGTAACTTCACCGACCCCAACTCCTGCTTCGCTCTGTCTGAGGAGATCGACAGATGTCAGGATCTGGAAGGTGTTTCCAGCAAAGTCAAGGCACAGTGTGCCCCCAACCTCTCTATCAAAGCATAG